A genomic region of Phormidium ambiguum IAM M-71 contains the following coding sequences:
- the psb35 gene encoding photosystem II assembly protein Psb35, which yields MSLLMETAANAPHFPLSFTLVYVVGFIAAVSIGSIAWYNSKRPVGWEDKERPSIVPEVKPEETPGVGTPKS from the coding sequence ATGAGTCTACTTATGGAAACTGCGGCTAATGCCCCTCATTTTCCTTTGTCTTTTACGTTGGTTTATGTGGTTGGGTTTATTGCAGCCGTGTCGATCGGATCGATCGCTTGGTATAACTCAAAGCGTCCTGTAGGTTGGGAAGATAAAGAACGTCCTAGCATTGTTCCCGAAGTAAAACCAGAAGAAACTCCTGGTGTGGGTACTCCCAAAAGTTAA